A single genomic interval of Ramlibacter sp. harbors:
- a CDS encoding CHASE2 domain-containing protein — MAVVVLHQATDFIGTLERRFYDVASTSTSRQPSDRIAVIAIDDQSIANIGRWPWPRDVHAQLIDMLAAAKAKTIVHTAFFFEPQTDRGLVFIRKMKEALGPAADPAAGAGGVVEQLGKVIAEAEQALDTDAKLATSMSKAGNVLVPSVFFLGEPQGRPDRPLPPYALKSAVDENSGFSVPAIKGQQPIEIIGNAASGIGHLNQINDVDGAIREEPLLVNYYGKAVPSMALLAAAQSLNLGPSDIKLNVGESVQIGKLRVKTDESARMLPQFYKARDGKPAFAVDSFYDVISGKIPASKYADKIVVIGATANGVGSLFTTPAATGMSPAEVIAHITSSILGEHFIVQPGWGVWAAFAVFLLVAAYLIAALPRLSAGKAAIVTAVVFVTLMGAEFGLLAGSSLWLKLVFPATLLVIGHLALTTKRFLMTEAGKLKSDEESAETNRMMGLALQGQGQLDMAFDRFRRVPMSDAVMDNMYNLALDFERKRQFNKAQAVYEHMAAWNKDYKDLQSKLNRAKNLSETVILGGGGAHPGGTMLLDGGAVEKPMLGRYQVEKELGKGAMGVVYLGKDPKIGRVVAIKTMALSQEFEGEELTDARERFFREAETAGRLQHQNIVTIFDAGEEHDLAYIAMEFLKGKDLVDFCRDGHLLPVPKVLSIVARVAEALAYAHKQNVVHRDIKPANIMYELESDTVKVTDFGIARITDSSKTKTGLVLGTPSFMSPEQIAGKKVDGRSDLYSLGVMLFQMLAGVLPFRGDSMAELMYKIANEEAPDIRIIRKDLPERLAQIVALSVAKRPEARYQDGDQFAADLRGVMGGAVAAAMPAPAGAPQDGASAAAGAEKTVAFKAPEPTPGDAQADKTQVLAAKTGGDFDATVVAGSVTASPSPGYDATQKMDAGAADPFAKTAVISRADAASPKPGAGGTTDPET, encoded by the coding sequence ATGGCGGTGGTTGTCCTCCACCAGGCCACGGATTTCATTGGCACCCTGGAGCGCCGCTTCTACGACGTGGCCAGCACCAGCACCTCACGCCAGCCCTCGGACCGGATTGCCGTCATCGCCATCGATGACCAGAGTATTGCCAACATCGGGCGCTGGCCCTGGCCGCGCGACGTGCATGCCCAGTTGATCGACATGCTTGCCGCCGCCAAGGCCAAGACCATCGTCCACACGGCCTTTTTCTTCGAGCCGCAGACCGACCGGGGACTGGTTTTCATCCGCAAGATGAAAGAGGCGCTGGGGCCGGCCGCCGACCCTGCGGCCGGCGCAGGTGGCGTGGTGGAGCAATTGGGCAAGGTGATTGCCGAGGCCGAGCAGGCGCTGGATACGGACGCCAAGCTGGCCACCAGCATGAGCAAGGCCGGCAACGTCCTGGTGCCGTCGGTCTTCTTTCTCGGGGAGCCTCAGGGCCGGCCCGACCGGCCGCTGCCGCCTTACGCGCTGAAGAGCGCGGTCGATGAGAACAGCGGATTCTCGGTGCCCGCCATCAAGGGCCAGCAACCGATCGAGATCATCGGGAACGCGGCGTCAGGCATCGGGCACCTGAACCAGATCAACGACGTGGACGGGGCCATCCGCGAAGAGCCCCTGCTGGTCAACTACTACGGCAAGGCCGTGCCTTCCATGGCCCTGCTGGCGGCCGCGCAGAGTCTGAACCTGGGGCCTTCCGACATCAAGCTGAACGTGGGCGAGTCGGTGCAGATCGGCAAGCTGCGGGTCAAGACCGACGAGTCCGCGCGCATGCTGCCCCAGTTCTACAAGGCGCGGGACGGCAAACCCGCGTTCGCCGTGGATTCGTTCTATGACGTGATCAGCGGCAAGATCCCGGCATCCAAGTACGCCGACAAGATCGTGGTCATTGGCGCCACCGCCAATGGCGTGGGCAGCCTGTTCACCACGCCCGCGGCCACCGGCATGAGCCCTGCCGAGGTCATTGCCCACATCACGTCCAGCATCCTTGGCGAGCATTTCATTGTGCAGCCGGGCTGGGGCGTCTGGGCGGCTTTTGCCGTGTTCCTGCTGGTGGCGGCCTACCTGATCGCCGCGCTGCCCCGGCTGTCGGCTGGCAAGGCCGCCATCGTCACCGCGGTGGTCTTTGTGACCCTGATGGGCGCCGAGTTTGGCCTGCTGGCGGGATCCTCCCTCTGGTTGAAGCTGGTGTTCCCGGCCACGCTGCTGGTGATTGGGCATCTGGCGCTGACCACCAAGCGTTTCCTCATGACCGAGGCCGGCAAGCTCAAGTCGGACGAGGAGTCGGCCGAAACCAACCGCATGATGGGCCTGGCGCTGCAGGGGCAGGGTCAGCTCGACATGGCCTTTGACCGCTTCCGCCGCGTGCCGATGAGCGACGCGGTCATGGACAACATGTACAACCTGGCGCTGGACTTCGAGCGCAAGCGCCAGTTCAACAAGGCGCAGGCGGTTTACGAGCACATGGCGGCCTGGAACAAGGACTACAAGGATCTTCAGTCCAAGCTCAACCGGGCCAAGAACCTCTCCGAGACCGTGATCCTGGGGGGCGGCGGCGCCCATCCGGGGGGCACCATGCTGCTGGACGGTGGCGCGGTCGAAAAGCCCATGCTCGGGCGCTACCAGGTGGAGAAGGAACTCGGCAAGGGTGCCATGGGTGTGGTTTACCTCGGCAAGGACCCCAAGATCGGGCGCGTGGTGGCCATCAAGACCATGGCGCTGAGCCAGGAATTCGAAGGCGAAGAACTCACCGATGCGCGCGAGCGCTTCTTCCGCGAGGCGGAAACCGCCGGGCGTCTGCAGCACCAGAACATCGTCACCATCTTCGACGCGGGCGAAGAACATGACCTGGCCTACATCGCCATGGAGTTCCTCAAGGGCAAGGACCTGGTGGATTTCTGCCGGGACGGCCATCTGCTGCCGGTGCCCAAGGTGCTGTCCATCGTGGCCCGGGTGGCCGAGGCTCTGGCCTACGCGCACAAGCAGAACGTGGTGCACCGGGACATCAAGCCAGCCAACATCATGTACGAGCTGGAGAGCGACACGGTCAAGGTCACGGACTTCGGCATTGCCCGGATCACCGACTCGAGCAAGACCAAGACGGGTCTGGTCCTCGGCACCCCGAGCTTCATGTCGCCGGAGCAGATTGCGGGCAAGAAGGTTGACGGCCGCTCGGACCTGTATTCCCTGGGGGTGATGCTGTTCCAGATGCTCGCCGGGGTGTTGCCGTTCCGTGGCGATTCGATGGCCGAGCTGATGTACAAGATTGCCAACGAGGAAGCACCGGACATCCGGATCATCCGCAAGGATCTGCCGGAGCGTCTGGCGCAAATCGTGGCGCTGTCGGTCGCCAAGCGCCCCGAGGCGCGCTATCAGGATGGTGACCAGTTTGCGGCGGACCTGCGCGGCGTGATGGGCGGAGCGGTCGCCGCTGCCATGCCGGCACCGGCGGGCGCCCCGCAGGACGGCGCGTCCGCCGCTGCGGGTGCCGAAAAAACCGTGGCTTTCAAGGCCCCGGAACCGACGCCTGGCGATGCCCAGGCCGACAAGACCCAGGTGCTTGCGGCGAAGACCGGCGGTGATTTTGATGCCACGGTCGTTGCGGGCAGCGTTACAGCCAGCCCGTCACCCGGCTATGATGCGACCCAGAAAATGGACGCCGGTGCCGCCGACCCTTTTGCCAAGACCGCTGTCATCAGCAGGGCAGACGCTGCGAGCCCGAAACCAGGGGCCGGTGGTACCACCGATCCGGAGACCTAA
- a CDS encoding Stp1/IreP family PP2C-type Ser/Thr phosphatase — protein MNYEFCTRTDPGLARENNEDSVTFDEPTRLGVLADGMGGYNAGEIASGMATAFIKSELGRWLSQAGRHANSKEVRRAMEICVDNANRSIFNAANSNPQYSGMGTTLVLGVFQDSRLMLGHIGDSRCYRLRGDEFVQITKDHSLLQEQMDAGLITPEQAATSTNKNLVTRALGVEDAVLLEVNEHRVEPGDVYLMCSDGLSDMVDNDGIAQILATEAPLDQKVGQLIELANANGGRDNISVLLAQAQSGAKKRGLISRLLGK, from the coding sequence ATGAATTACGAGTTTTGCACGCGCACGGACCCGGGTCTCGCTCGCGAGAACAATGAAGACTCCGTCACGTTTGACGAGCCGACCCGTCTGGGAGTGCTGGCCGATGGCATGGGTGGTTACAACGCAGGCGAAATCGCCAGCGGAATGGCCACGGCATTCATCAAGTCGGAATTGGGCCGCTGGTTGTCCCAGGCAGGCCGCCATGCGAACTCCAAGGAAGTTCGCCGCGCCATGGAGATCTGTGTCGACAATGCCAATCGCTCCATTTTCAATGCCGCCAACTCCAACCCCCAGTACAGTGGGATGGGTACCACGCTGGTGCTGGGCGTTTTCCAGGATTCACGCCTGATGCTGGGCCACATCGGTGACTCGCGCTGCTATCGTCTGCGTGGCGATGAATTTGTCCAGATCACCAAGGACCACTCCTTGTTGCAGGAGCAGATGGATGCCGGCTTGATCACGCCCGAACAGGCCGCCACCTCGACCAACAAGAATCTGGTGACCCGGGCCCTGGGTGTGGAGGACGCCGTCCTGCTGGAGGTCAACGAACACCGCGTGGAGCCTGGCGATGTCTACCTGATGTGCTCGGATGGATTGTCGGATATGGTGGATAACGACGGCATCGCCCAAATCCTGGCCACCGAGGCGCCGTTGGACCAGAAGGTGGGCCAACTGATTGAGCTAGCCAATGCCAACGGGGGCCGTGACAATATCTCGGTCTTGTTGGCTCAGGCGCAAAGTGGGGCCAAAAAGCGCGGCTTGATTTCCAGATTGCTGGGAAAATAG
- a CDS encoding FHA domain-containing protein — MPKMIVSIDGVVIKEVQLTKDRTTLGRRPYNDIVIDNLAVSGEHAVLQMMGNEVYLEDLNSTNGTYVNGKAVKKQLLQNGDTVEIGKYKIKYVNEAASAGFEKTMIIKSGGAGLAVPAPAAAASAPAAAVADGGGPNGNIKVLSGAAAGREVPLVKVVTTIGKPGVAVAAITKRQNGFVVAHVEGANKPTLNGAPIGGEPVLLKNGDLLELAGTQMQFVQA, encoded by the coding sequence ATGCCGAAAATGATCGTTTCGATCGACGGTGTTGTCATCAAGGAAGTTCAGTTGACGAAAGACCGCACGACGTTGGGTCGGCGGCCGTACAACGACATCGTGATCGATAACCTTGCGGTCAGTGGCGAGCACGCCGTACTTCAGATGATGGGCAATGAGGTCTACCTCGAAGACCTCAACAGCACCAACGGGACGTACGTCAACGGCAAGGCCGTGAAGAAGCAGCTGTTGCAGAACGGCGACACTGTGGAGATCGGCAAGTACAAGATCAAGTATGTCAACGAAGCGGCGAGCGCCGGATTCGAAAAGACCATGATCATCAAGAGCGGTGGCGCCGGTCTGGCCGTGCCCGCGCCGGCCGCGGCTGCATCCGCGCCCGCAGCGGCCGTGGCAGACGGTGGGGGGCCCAATGGCAACATCAAGGTCCTGTCGGGGGCGGCTGCCGGCCGCGAAGTCCCCTTGGTCAAGGTGGTGACGACCATCGGCAAACCCGGTGTGGCTGTGGCGGCGATTACCAAGCGGCAAAATGGCTTCGTGGTTGCCCATGTGGAAGGCGCCAACAAGCCGACGCTGAACGGCGCGCCGATTGGTGGCGAGCCTGTGCTGCTCAAAAACGGGGATTTGCTGGAATTGGCCGGAACGCAAATGCAGTTTGTCCAGGCCTGA
- a CDS encoding CHASE2 domain-containing protein: MELLSKHWSRIAVTLIPLVFALLHASGVMRIGVLQRLDDIIYDARLRATMPKTVDDRIVIVDIDEKSLAEVGRWPWGRNKLAELVDDLFDRQKIALLGFDVVFAEADESSGLKRLRQLAQNEFKDQPGFADRLGQLQGALDYDAAFARSLEKRPVVMGYYFTSDRDGRTSGRLPAPVMDKDAMQGRPIKFTSWSGYGSNIDQIAQAAPMGGFFNSITETDGVVRSIPLIAEYKGQYYESLSMAMFRMLVGLPSVEPGFPQDRFIARNYQGLESILLKQGGKALAVPVDDRVATLVPFRGPGGVNGGSFKYISAADLLSKRLPAAALKDKIVLLGTTAPGLLDLRVTPVGETYPGVETHANVISGLLDGKIFVKPDYAMGFEVVVLVLSGLTLAFALPLLSATRAVAASVTVIAVLVGLNFWLYLGYGLVLPLASALVMALTAFALNMSYGYFVESRSKRELANLFGTYVPPELVDEMVKDPDSYSMKAASKELTVMFCDMRGFTKMSEQMEPTQLQELLNGVFSRLTDLIRANRGTIDKYMGDCVMAFWGAPVDTPSHAHLAVKTAMEMANAVRKLNEEHRAKGIPEIGIGIGLNTGPMCVGDMGSDIRRSYTVIGDSVNLGSRLEGLSKTYGVDIVVSEATRKLAPDFAWQELDRVRVKGKEQAVAIFWPLAPADRVEKAHTDELKTWATVLKAYRSQDWDQADVQLLNLQRMNAKKYLYELYAQRVASMRLLPFDPEWDGATNFETK; this comes from the coding sequence ATGGAATTGCTCTCCAAGCATTGGTCCCGGATCGCCGTCACGCTGATTCCGCTGGTCTTCGCCTTGCTGCATGCCAGCGGCGTCATGCGGATCGGTGTATTGCAGCGCCTCGACGACATCATTTACGACGCCCGCTTGCGCGCGACGATGCCCAAGACCGTCGACGACCGGATTGTCATTGTCGACATCGACGAAAAAAGCCTTGCAGAAGTGGGGCGGTGGCCCTGGGGCCGCAACAAGCTGGCCGAGCTGGTTGATGACCTGTTTGACCGGCAGAAGATTGCCCTCCTCGGCTTCGATGTGGTGTTTGCGGAGGCCGATGAGAGTTCCGGGCTGAAGCGACTGCGCCAGCTTGCGCAGAACGAGTTCAAGGATCAGCCCGGATTCGCCGACCGCCTGGGCCAGCTCCAGGGGGCGCTGGACTATGACGCCGCGTTTGCCAGATCGCTGGAAAAACGGCCGGTGGTCATGGGCTACTACTTCACCAGCGACCGCGATGGGCGGACCTCCGGGAGGTTGCCCGCGCCGGTGATGGACAAGGACGCAATGCAGGGTCGGCCCATCAAATTCACCAGCTGGAGCGGTTACGGGTCCAACATCGACCAGATCGCACAGGCCGCGCCCATGGGGGGCTTCTTCAATTCCATCACTGAAACCGATGGCGTGGTGCGGTCCATCCCGCTGATTGCGGAATACAAGGGCCAGTATTACGAGTCGCTCTCCATGGCCATGTTCCGGATGCTGGTGGGGCTTCCATCGGTTGAACCCGGGTTTCCGCAAGACCGTTTCATTGCCCGCAACTACCAGGGGCTCGAGAGCATTCTGCTCAAGCAAGGGGGCAAGGCGCTGGCCGTGCCTGTGGATGACCGGGTGGCGACGCTGGTGCCGTTTCGCGGGCCGGGTGGGGTGAACGGGGGGTCTTTCAAATACATTTCCGCAGCTGATTTGCTGTCCAAGCGACTTCCCGCTGCGGCGCTCAAGGACAAGATCGTGCTGTTGGGCACGACGGCGCCCGGCCTGCTGGATTTGCGGGTGACACCGGTCGGGGAGACCTATCCGGGGGTGGAAACGCACGCCAATGTGATTTCCGGGCTTCTGGACGGCAAGATATTCGTCAAGCCTGACTATGCGATGGGATTTGAGGTCGTGGTGCTGGTGCTCTCCGGCTTGACGCTGGCGTTCGCCTTGCCCCTGTTGTCTGCGACCCGGGCCGTTGCTGCGAGCGTGACGGTCATTGCGGTGCTGGTGGGGCTGAATTTCTGGCTTTACCTCGGCTATGGGCTGGTGCTTCCGCTGGCTTCTGCGCTGGTCATGGCACTGACGGCATTTGCCTTGAACATGAGCTACGGTTATTTTGTGGAGAGCCGGTCCAAGCGGGAATTGGCCAACCTGTTCGGCACCTATGTGCCCCCCGAGCTGGTGGATGAAATGGTGAAGGACCCCGACAGCTACAGCATGAAGGCCGCCAGCAAGGAGTTGACGGTGATGTTCTGCGACATGCGGGGCTTTACCAAGATGTCGGAACAAATGGAACCCACGCAGTTGCAGGAGTTGCTGAACGGTGTGTTCAGCCGCCTGACCGACCTGATACGCGCGAATCGCGGAACGATCGACAAGTACATGGGGGACTGCGTCATGGCGTTCTGGGGGGCACCCGTGGACACGCCGAGCCACGCACATCTGGCCGTCAAGACGGCCATGGAGATGGCCAATGCCGTACGAAAGCTCAACGAGGAGCATCGGGCCAAGGGTATACCCGAGATCGGGATCGGGATTGGCCTGAACACCGGCCCCATGTGTGTCGGGGACATGGGTTCGGATATCCGGCGCAGCTACACCGTGATCGGCGATTCCGTGAATCTCGGCTCCCGTCTGGAGGGCCTGTCCAAGACCTATGGTGTCGATATCGTGGTGAGTGAAGCCACCCGCAAACTGGCACCGGATTTCGCCTGGCAGGAGCTTGACCGGGTGAGAGTCAAGGGGAAGGAGCAGGCCGTCGCGATATTCTGGCCGCTGGCGCCAGCGGACCGTGTGGAGAAGGCCCATACTGACGAGCTCAAGACGTGGGCCACCGTGCTCAAGGCCTATCGGTCCCAGGATTGGGATCAGGCTGATGTCCAGTTGTTGAACCTGCAACGGATGAACGCCAAAAAATACCTTTACGAGCTGTACGCGCAGCGTGTAGCCTCGATGAGGTTGCTACCGTTCGACCCCGAATGGGATGGCGCGACGAATTTCGAGACGAAGTAG
- a CDS encoding 3',5'-cyclic-nucleotide phosphodiesterase, protein MKVRVLGCSGAIAKDCRTTSFLIDDDVLVDAGTGVGDLALDEMKRINHVLLTHSHLDHVAALPLMVDAIAAQRTSPVQIHALPGTIAALKAHVFNNVIWPDFSRIPTPQAPFISFHEIQVGQTLDITGKRIEVLPAVHTVPAVGYAVTSGRGCWVFTGDTERNPAFWRRINQMNVAALIIETAFSNREKDLARRSLHLSPHALAEELDCIDKGKHFPIYITHTKPAETELIMAEIQRFDQTQPFGPNVTHDIRWLRAGQEFEL, encoded by the coding sequence ATGAAAGTGCGGGTGTTGGGTTGTTCCGGCGCGATAGCCAAGGACTGCCGAACCACGTCTTTTCTGATTGACGATGACGTCCTGGTCGACGCCGGCACCGGCGTGGGCGATCTGGCGCTGGACGAGATGAAGCGCATCAACCACGTGCTGTTGACGCACTCCCATCTGGATCACGTGGCGGCGTTGCCGCTGATGGTGGACGCCATTGCGGCGCAACGGACGTCACCAGTCCAGATCCATGCGCTGCCTGGCACCATTGCGGCACTCAAGGCCCATGTCTTCAACAATGTGATCTGGCCGGATTTCAGCCGCATCCCCACGCCGCAGGCACCCTTCATCAGCTTTCACGAGATCCAGGTCGGCCAGACCCTGGACATCACGGGCAAACGCATCGAGGTATTGCCTGCGGTGCATACGGTGCCTGCCGTGGGCTATGCGGTTACCTCCGGGCGCGGTTGCTGGGTATTCACTGGCGACACCGAGCGCAACCCCGCGTTCTGGCGCAGGATCAACCAGATGAACGTGGCGGCGCTCATTATTGAAACCGCCTTCAGCAACAGGGAAAAGGATTTGGCGCGACGCAGTCTCCATCTGTCGCCGCATGCCTTGGCTGAGGAACTGGATTGCATCGACAAGGGAAAACATTTCCCGATCTACATCACCCACACCAAGCCGGCCGAGACGGAGCTGATCATGGCGGAAATCCAGCGCTTCGATCAAACCCAGCCTTTTGGACCCAATGTCACGCATGACATCCGCTGGCTGCGCGCGGGACAGGAGTTCGAGCTATGA